A stretch of DNA from Microlunatus sp. Gsoil 973:
GCGACCCGACCGAACGCCGGGAATGCGCGACGTCCAGGCGGTGATCAACCGGCTCGCCCAGTTCCAGATCGACACCATCAACATCGTCGCCCGCGCCCACTACCTGCCGCTCTACAGCAGGCTCGGGCCGTACGACCCTGGTCTGCTCGACCGGGCACTGGGCAGGAATCCGCGCCGGCTTTTCGAGTACTGGGGGCACGCGGCCAGCGCCATCGACATCACCCTGCAACCCGCGCTCCGGTTCCGGATGGCCGCCCATGCAGCCCGGACTGACCATCCCTGGGCCACCGGGCGGGCCGATCGCCAACTGGATGCCTGGGTGTTGCAGCAGATCACCGAATCCGGGCCGCTCGGTCCGCGGGAGATCGACCATCTCGATCCCGATCACGTGCCCCGCAAGAAGGTGGACTGGGGCTGGAACTGGTCCGACGTCAAGGTGTCCTGCGAACGACTCTTCAATGCCGGCGTGATCACACCGACGCGGCGCAACGGACAGTTCGAGCGCACCTACGACCTGGTCGAGCGGGTGCTTCCGCAACAGATCCTGCAGACACCGACGCCACCGGTGGAGGAGGCCATGCGGCAACTGGTCCGCCGGGCCGCCGCAGCCCTGGGCGTCGCGTCGGAATTCGACC
This window harbors:
- a CDS encoding winged helix-turn-helix domain-containing protein; this encodes MRKQSLSNSQARRVALAAQGFAGHHAGGRGGQRPDRTPGMRDVQAVINRLAQFQIDTINIVARAHYLPLYSRLGPYDPGLLDRALGRNPRRLFEYWGHAASAIDITLQPALRFRMAAHAARTDHPWATGRADRQLDAWVLQQITESGPLGPREIDHLDPDHVPRKKVDWGWNWSDVKVSCERLFNAGVITPTRRNGQFERTYDLVERVLPQQILQTPTPPVEEAMRQLVRRAAAALGVASEFDLRDYFRTSQQQTQPAIRDLVDAGELIPVSVEGWSRNAYLWHQAKLPRSLDARSLVSPFDSVMFERDRLERLFEFFYRIEIYVPEPKRVHGYYVYPFLLGDRFVARVDLKADRAAGVLRVNAAWLEDHAEPGEVGQALAAELRLLAEWLGLEGVVVGQRGDFAQHLNKAVVPALAR